Proteins co-encoded in one Aspergillus flavus chromosome 2, complete sequence genomic window:
- a CDS encoding putative ubiquitin-protein ligase Ufd4, which produces MARTRPNLHRQDPLEDSSTGAPATAARITRSAARLAAEPPPPATSGPSPANPAAGSAPNRKRKVPSRSDRSVEAPGQPNPPSPPRRAKKQRRAASPQPAAASAAPRRGTRNRPAMSQSGPSSHPTEEPSRNQPSPPTSRRKSSRNGKVSQDRFSTAQSPPPRRQQKKRSSRNNPDVIMKEADEDVERRERSEERDSSPPSDSNDGTNHSGLDDDDGDLFHNSLFGSRSPLGLQSTLRALSGMMTGMSSRLREILCNLRAKDDPSIQLIALQELSDLLLVSNEDNLSGQFSPDPYVKELVSLMQPNEFGEENPEIMLLACRCLANLMEALRGSVANVVYGGAVPILCQKLLDIQFIDLAEQALSTLAKISVDFPASIVREGGLTACLTYLDFFPTSTQRTAVTTAANCCRNLPHDSFPVVRDVMPTLLNVLSSNDPKVMEQGCLCVSRIVESFKHKPEKLEELIEPAMLKAVLRLLLPGTTNLIGPHIHTQFLRVLAIVSKASPRLSVELLKMNVVDTLYQILTGVSPPGNLEDTTVKMDSVLVMQALIHRPREQVLETLNVICEMLPGVPGRHVPQTDGWLNSPLDSDPSLGLKSPKAKEVAEKRRSLLLECQGELKRFAMILLPTLTDAYSSTVNLEVRQKVLIAQLKMLHHLDAGLVEEALRSVPYASFLAAILSQKDHPSLVSSALRCSELLFQRLEHVYQYQFHREGVVSEVFKLAEGPLSDEKQTKPSSDPPAAMDTSSDSRREAEDADGAGDDDAHHDDYDEQEDERDENDDMSESDSSSLSGQVISTRVDNAMKDLVIRDARTFVDLYEASHGRDMREKAIQVLTELRNLASNIEACYSGDAREDGLALFEKLAAYFDGDALESITSSELLNSGIIKVLLDVFGDFNLSSMRKARAAFLQAFMGSTISEKARSQSTATTPFSVLIQKLQDLLSRTEHFEVLTVSHNSLENTRSNAAHMLGKQLRLKLVADEDSDIPRTYRSIMVSIHAIATFKALDDFLHPRISLSDRPKPSRSRESLFSQIANAARLRDQLTGNGEFPGGDIPPLPRQSTDNDRSSHPEDSQLNAQESSTEGQERSSRSRRSGRHQQTSEDHDDEPLECADERHLSEDEEDDDDGDDGELNAIMDDLDDDLSEDNAPDPTAVNMEVASSGKVTARKEDGTRVATPSQSTPASKASSSASSVAQNPAGNNSLATAGRPFSSYAAAMASIPSDWHLEFSVDGNPITGDTTIYRAVHHNRQDSDTSGRHVWSAVHTVKFRRVPGPPPPEPTALTSSTPESAAKNASTEMPPSLSQDTTTASILQLLRLLHEMNATLDDIVTESKELVALKPEALAQFINTKLTAKLNRQLEEPLIVASSCLPSWSEDLARLFPFLFPFETRHLFLQSTAFGYSRAMMRWHNSQNGDDGRNDHRRDDRPFLGRLQRQKVRISRSRILESAMKVMELYGSSPSVLEVEYFEEVGTGLGPTLEFYSTVSKEFSKKKLKIWRENDCNDAEEFAFGKRGLFPAPMSEQYAASESGKKQLHLFKVLGKFVARSMLDSRIIDVSFNPAFFRIADSSFSVAPSLGTVKAVDQDLANSLLLLKRFANAKAEVENKALSEAQTRQALLNVEVDGVKVEDLSLDFTLPGYPSIELIKDGSNVPVTIENVDLYVERVVDMTLSSGVQRQVEAFREGFSQVFPYSALRTFTPAELVMLFGRAEEDWSIETLMDSIKADHGFNMDSRSVRNLLQTMSELDAQQRRDFLQFVTGSPKLPIGGFKSLTPIFTVVCRPSEPPYTPDDYLPSVMTCVNYLKLPDYSSLDVLRTRLSVAIQEGQGAFHLS; this is translated from the exons ATGGCCAGAACAAGGCCCAACCTTCACCGCCAGGACCCTCTTGAGGATTCATCCACTGGAGCCCCCGCCACTGCCGCCAG GATTACTCGCTCAGCCGCGAGACTAGCTGCAGAACCCCCTCCGCCCGCCACCTCAGGTCCCTCTCCCGCGAATCCCGCCGCTGGTTCGGCCCCAAATCGGAAGCGTAAAGTCCCCTCACGAAGCGATCGATCTGTGGAAGCCCCCGGACAGCCGAATCCTCCGTCCCCCCCACGGAGAGCTAAGAAACAGCGGCGTGCAGCTTCCCCCCAGCCGGCGGCCGCCTCTGCTGCTCCCCGCCGTGGTACCCGAAATCGTCCAGCTATGTCCCAATCCGG TCCATCCTCACATCCAACGGAGGAGCCTTCGAGGAACCAGCCGTCACCCCCGACATCTAGAAGAAAATCGAGCAGAAATGGGAAGGTGTCACAAG ATCGCTTTTCAACTGCCCAATCCCCACCACCTCGGCGTCAACAGAAGAAGCGCTCATCGAGAAATAATCCAGATGTCATCATGAAAGAAGCGGATGAGGACGTCGAACGACGTGAACGGAGTGAGGAACGAGATTCGTCTCCACCAAGTGATAGCAACGATGGAACCAATCATTCGGGccttgatgatgacgatggagATCTATTTCACAATAGTCTGTTTGGCTCGCGCAGTCCCCTGGGGCTTCAGAGCACCCTACGTGCGCTGTCTGGGATGATGACGGGCATGTCATCCCGCTTGCGAGAAATCCTGTGCAATCTCAGAGCGAAGGATGACCCATCCATCCAATTGATTGCTTTACAGGAGCTTTCAGATCTCTTACTCGTATCTAATGAGGATAATCTTTCCGGACAGTTCTCCCCCGATCCCTACGTAAAGGAATTGGTCTCGTTAATGCAGCCGAATGAATTTGGCGAAGAAAATCCCGAAATCATGCTCCTGGCATGTCGCTGCTTGGCGAATTTGATGGAGGCTCTTCGCGGCTCCGTAGCCAACGTTGTCTACGGGGGTGCTGTGCCGATTTTGTGTCAGAAGTTGCTGGATATACAGTTCATTGATCTGGCCGAACAAGCCTTGAGC ACTTTGGCCAAAATATCCGTAGATTTTCCTGCCTCTATTGTTCGGGAGGGGGGCTTGACTGCTTGTTTGACATATCTCGACTTCTTCCCGACTAGTACACAGCGTACGGCGGTGACTACGGCAGCAAATTGCTGCCGTAACCTCCCACACGATTCCTTTCCTGTGGTGCGGGATGTGATGCCCACACTTCTAAATGTGCTGTCTAGCAATGACCCAAAGGTGATGGAGCAAGGTTGTTTGTGTGTCTCCCGAATTGTGGAGAGTTTCAAGCATAAGCCGGAGAAACTGGAGGAGCTTATCGAACCCGCCATGTTGAAGGCGGTCCTCCGTCTGCTGCTGCCAGGTACCACCAATCTAATTGGCCCGCACATTCACACCCAGTTCCTCCGCGTTCTAGCGATAGTGTCAAAAGCCAGCCCCAGGTTGTCTGTAGAATTATTGAAGATGAACGTGGTCGATACTTTATACCAAATCTTGACTGGGGTATCGCCGCCAGGCAACCTGGAAGATACGACCGTTAAGATGGACAGTGTGCTTGTGATGCAAGCCTTGATACACCGGCCTAGGGAGCAGGTCCTTGAAACGCTTAATGTGATTTGCGAAATGTTACCTGGCGTTCCTGGTCGACATGTACCACAAACCGACGGATGGCTTAATTCCCCCCTCGACAGCGATCCGTCCCTTGGCTTAAAGTCGCCCAAGGCGAAAGAAGTAGCCGAAAAGAGACGCTCTCTATTACTAGAATGCCAAGGCGAGCTCAAGCGTTTTGCTATGATCCTGCTGCCAACGTTGACCGACGCTTACTCGAGTACTGTCAACCTAGAGGTGCGGCAAAAGGTTCTCATCGCTCAGCTTAAGATGTTGCACCATTTAGATGCCGGTCTGGTGGAGGAAGCTCTACGATCCGTGCCATATGCCTCGTTCCTGGCGGCAATTTTATCTCAGAAAGACCATCCGTCGTTGGTTTCGTCAGCGCTGCGGTGCTCTGAACTTCTCTTCCAGCGCTTGGAACATGTGTACCAGTACCAATTCCATCGCGAAGGTGTTGTCTCAGAAGTTTTCAAGTTGGCGGAGGGACCTTTGTCGGATGAGAAGCAGACCAAGCCTTCCTCTGATCCACCCGCTGCTATGGACACCTCGAGCGATTCACGCCGGGAAGCCGAAGACGCCGATGGCGCGGGAGATGACGATGCTCATCATGACGACTATGATGAGCAAGAGGATGAGCGGGACGAGAACGACGACATGTCGGAATCCGATAGCTCTTCATTATCCGGCCAAGTGATCTCTACAAGGGTAGACAACGCAATGAAGGACCTCGTTATCCGCGATGCTCGGACGTTTGTTGATCTCTACGAAGCCAGCCATGGTAGAGACATGCGAGAGAAAGCTATACAAGTCCTGACCGAATTACGAAATCTCGCCTCGAATATAGAAGCCTGCTATAGTGGAGACGCACGTGAGGACGGCCTTGCGCTTTTCGAAAAACTGGCCGCGTACTTCGACGGTGACGCACTCGAGAGTATCACTAGCTCCGAATTACTGAACTCGGGTATCATCAAGGTGTTGCTGGACGTGTTTGGTGACTTTAATCTTTCGTCTATGCGCAAGGCTCGTGCTGCCTTTCTACAGGCATTCATGGGATCTACTATCTCCGAGAAAGCCCGAAGCCAAAGCACTGCTACGACTCCATTCAGTGTCCTGATCCAGAAATTGCAGGACTTGCTCAGCCGGACTGAGCATTTCGAAGTGCTTACTGTCAGCCACAATTCTTTGGAAAACACACGGAGTAATGCTGCACATATGCTTGGAAAACAGCTTAGGCTCAAGTTGGTGGCCGATGAAGACTCCGATATACCCCGTACCTATCGAAGTATAATGGTGTCAATCCACGCCATTGCCACGTTCAAAGCCTTGGATGATTTCCTCCATCCACGAATTAGCCTGTCAGATCGTCCAAAACCATCACGCAGCCGAGAATCGTTGTTCTCACAGATTGCTAATGCCGCCCGACTTCGGGATCAGCTAACCGGCAATGGCGAGTTTCCTGGAGGTGATATCCCGCCTTTACCGCGTCAGAGCACGGATAATGACAGGTCGTCGCATCCAGAAGACTCGCAACTAAATGCTCAGGAGTCTTCCACTGAAGGTCAGGAGCGTAGTTCGAGATCCAGACGTTCTGGCCGACACCAGCAGACTTCAGAAGACCATGATGACGAGCCTTTAGAGTGCGCGGATGAGAGACACCTGAgtgaggacgaagaagatgatgacgatggtgaCGATGGAGAACTGAATGCTATCATGGATGATCTAGACGATGACCTCTCTGAGGACAATGCTCCCGACCCGACGGCGGTGAACATGGAGGTAGCCTCCTCCGGTAAGGTAACTGCTCGGAAGGAGGACGGAACACGTGTGGCCACACCATCTCAATCCACCCCAGCATCTAAAGCATCATCTTCTGCCTCTAGTGTGGCTCAGAATCCCGCCGGAAACAACTCTCTTGCCACGGCTGGCcgtcctttctcttcctatGCCGCTGCAATGGCTTCTATCCCGTCAGACTGGCACCTGGAGTTTAGCGTGGATGGCAACCCAATTACCGGTGACACAACAATATACCGTGCTGTTCATCATAACCGGCAGGATTCCGACACCAGCGGAAGGCACGTGTGGTCTGCTGTCCATACCGTCAAATTCAGGCGCGTTCCGGGGCCCCCTCCCCCAGAGCCTACTGCCCTCACATCTAGTACACCAGAGTCCGCTGCGAAGAACGCTAGCACCGAGATGCCGCCCTCGCTCAGCCAAGATACAACAACTGCGTCGATACTCCAACTACTTCGCCTTCTGCACGAGATGAATGCTACTCTTGATGATATAGTCACGGAAAGCAAGGAGCTCGTCGCACTTAAACCCGAAGCCCTTGCACAGTTCATCAATACAAAATTGACGGCGAAGCTTAACCGACAGCTGGAGGAACCCCTGATCGTAGCGAGCAGTTGCCTTCCCAGCTGGAGCGAAGATCTTGCTCgtctcttccctttcctgtTCCCATTTGAGACCCGCCATTTGTTCCTTCAGTCGACGGCTTTTGGTTACTCGCGGGCGATGATGAGGTGGCACAATTCGCAAAACGGCGACGATGGTCGGAACGATCACCGACGTGATGATCGACCGTTCTTAGGCCGCCTCCAGCGACAAAAGGTGCGTATCTCAAGAAGCCGTATCCTAGAGTCTGCTATGAAAGTTATGGAACTCTATGGCTCTTCGCCGAGCGTCCTGGAAGTGGAATACTTTGAAGAAGTAGGCACTGGATTAGGCCCGACTTTGGAATTTTATTCCACCGTTTCAAAGGAAttttcaaagaagaagctcaagatCTGGCGAGAAAATGATTGCAACGATGCCGAAGAGTTCGCTTTTGGCAAGCGAGGCTTGTTTCCCGCCCCTATGAGCGAACAGTATGCTGCCTCTGAGTCCGGGAAGAAACAGTTACATTTGTTTAAAGTTCTCGGCAAATTTGTTGCTCGCTCGATGCTCGACTCCAGGATCATCGATGTCTCTTTCAATCCGGCATTTTTCCGAATCGCTGATAGCTCTTTCTCCGTAGCCCCATCGCTGGGCACGGTAAAGGCGGTTGACCAAGACTTGGCGAATTCCTTGCTCCTGTTGAAGCGCTTCGCCAATGCGAAGGCAGAAGTCGAGAATAAGGCGCTTTCAGAGGCTCAGACGAGGCAGGCCCTACTAAATGTTGAAGTGGACGGTGTTAAGGTTGAAGATTTGAGTCTCGACTTCACCCTCCCCGGCTACCCGTCCATCGAATTGATCAAAGATGGTTCTAATGTTCCGGTAACGATCGAAAATGTCGATTTGTACGTTGAGCGGGTCGTGGATATGACTTTGAGTAGTGGTGTCCAGCGTCAGGTGGAAGCTTTCCGGGAGGGATTTTCGCAAGTTTTCCCATATTCTGCTCTCCGGACCTTTACGCCTGCGGAGCTTGTAATGTTGTTTGGAAGAGCAGAGGAGGACTGGTCTATTGAGA CACTCATGGATTCTATCAAAGCCGATCATGGCTTCAACATGGATAGTCGCAGTGTGAGGAACTTGCTCCAGACGATGAGTGAGTTGGATGCACAACAACGTCGGGACTTCCTTCAATTTGTCACTGGTAGTCCCAAGCTCCCAATTGGAG GCTTCAAGAGTCTCACCCCGATTTTTACCGTTGTCTGTCGCCCCAGCGAACCGCCATACACCCCCGATGATTATCTCCCCAGCGTCATGACGTGCGTAAATTACCTGAAGTTGCCGGACTACAGCAGCTTGGATGTTCTTCGAACCCGACTGTCTGTCGCTATCCAAGAAGGACAGGGAGCATTCCACCTGTCTTAG
- a CDS encoding HotDog domain-containing protein: MMTLTRTLHYTHRLKLLATTTPQTTPVRTVRIAASATAQDHHASTNATPIEDVPSFRTTAPPAPEPQVETSISRLPLVRSLRQDPKYKESRPHLSMNPSLRPAHFVAGSLAGPEKITVPPYMWTATEKLKDSGRWAGRVISVFHIGKQLCGHPGFVHGGLLSVMFDEAFARCVSASFPSGLGMTANLNMDFRKPAVPDRLYVLRADTVNVEGRKAWVEGSLSSLPPAGEESDPVMVAEARALFVEPKFAETMVPLYRD; the protein is encoded by the exons ATGATGACCCTAACCCGAACCCTCCATTACACCCACAGACTCAAGCTTCTggcaacaacaaccccccaaacAACACCAGTTCGCACAGTCCGCATCGCCGCCTCAGCAACAGCGCAAGACCACCATGCCTCTACAAATGCCACACCAATCGAGGACGTCCCCTCATTCCGCACCACAGCACCACCAGCCCCCGAACCCCAAGTCGAAACGTCCATCTCCCGTCTGCCCCTAGTACGGTCCCTCCGTCAGGACCCAAAGTACAAAGAATCCCGCCCTCACCTCTCCATGAACCCCTCTCTGCGGCCTGCTCATTTCGTCGCCGGTTCACTGGCCGGTCCGGAGAAGATCACCGTGCCGCCGTACATGTGGACGGCGactgagaagttgaaggatAGCGGCCGGTGGGCGGGGCGTGTGATCTCTGTGTTCCATATCGGGAAGCAATTGTGCGGGCACCCGGGATTCGTGCATGGGGGCTTGTTGTCCGTTATGTTCGACGAGGCATTTGCGCGGTGCGTGTCGGCGTCGTTTCCCAGTGGCTTGGGTATGACGGCGAACCTGAATATGGATTTTCGGAAGCCGGCCGTCCCTGATCGGTTGTACGTGTTGCGGGCTGATACGGTTAATGTTGAGGGGAGGAAGGCTTGGGTGGAGGGAAGCTTGAGCTCGTTGCCACCGGCTGGAGAGGAGAGTGATCCCGTTATGGTGGCCGAAGCTAGGGCTTTGTTTGTTGAGCCTAAGTTTGCAGAG ACTATGGTACCTCTGTATCGCGATTGA
- a CDS encoding putative flavin-binding monooxygenase (dimethylaniline monooxygenase): MRRPEDASNENPVTSAGLVAQGQTPPNWVSVKEDVAFTPRKIKIICAGAGFGGLTLAHKIKHGLKLEGVVDFVIYEKNADVGGTWFENRYPGVACEYQPDAYTFLFEPNPNYSHFYAPGPEIEEYIQRTARKWNLYDNIELNSKVVEATWDEAAGKWKVKVEQNGVIKEDEAEVFVSASGPLSKWKLPNIPGMSEFGGKLVHTAAWDESYEWKNKRVAVIGNGSSGVQCVAAMHSQVSKMVNYVRNPTWIASNFSGHLTRDGRNFAYTEEEKKKFREDPAAFFEMRKELENSVNQFAYGMMKDHTLNKLATEIATQQMQDRLKNSHDPSIALKMKPDFSPGCRRLTPCDGYLESFANPNTHMCWEAIDCITEKGIKTVDGKEEEFDLIVCATGFDTSFVPRWTMSGRDNATLDERWKHNPEAFFSVQVDGMPNYFIIGGPNFTVSNGSLLAGISFVCDYIMRWAQHMATHDIKSMEVKKEAIDDYNVWAQEYFKRTAWADNCRSWYKNGKSSGQVTAPYAGTTSHFKKCLDSIGAEHFNIQYNSANRFRCLGNGQVAGEENGMGDLAYYFVEGLW, encoded by the exons ATGAGACGCCCCGAGGACGCATCCAACGAAAACCCAGTCACGTCGGCTGGTCTTGTCGCGCAAGGCCAGACTCCTCCGAACTGGGTTTCGGTCAAGGAAGATGTCGCTTTTACTCCCAGAAAGATCAAAATTATCTGCGCAGGAGCCGGCTTCGGCGGTTTGACCCTCGCCCACAAAATCAAACACGGACTCAAACTAGAGGGGGTGGTTGATTTTGTGATATATGAGAAGAATGCAGACGTGGGTGGAACCTGGTTTGAGAACAGATACCCAGGTGTTGCGTG CGAATACCAACCAGATGCGTACACCTTCCTATTCGAACCAAACCCCAACTACTCGCATTTTTACGCCCCCGGCCCCGAAATCGAAGAGTATATACAGAGGACAGCCCGCAAATGGAATCTGTATGACAACATTGAGCTCAATTCCAAGGTGGTTGAGGCAACATGGGACGAAGCAGCTGGCAAATGGAAGGTGAAGGTTGAGCAGAACGGTGTGATTAAGGAGGACGAAGCCGAAGTATTTGTTAGCGCATCGGGACCTTTAAG TAAATGGAAGTTGCCCAACATTCCCGGAATGAGCGAATTTGGCGGTAAACTAGTTCACACTGCGGCCTG GGACGAGTCATATGAATGGAAGAACAAGCGCGTAGCAGTCATTGGAAACGGCTCATCGGGTGTCCAGTGTGTCGCAGCGATGCACTCCCAGGTGTCTAAGATGGTGAACTACGTGCGCAACCCAACATGGATCGCTTCCAACTTCAGCGGTCACCTGACGAGGGATGGGAGAAACTTTGCATAcactgaagaggaaaagaagaaattcagAGAAGACCcggcggccttcttcgagATGCGTAAGGAACTCGAAAACAG TGTGAACCAGTTCGCTTACGGTATGATGAAAGACCATACTCTCAATAAGCTTGCTACCGAGATCGCCACGCAGCAGATGCAGGACAGACTGAAAAATAGCCATGACCCATCCATTGCCCTTAAGATGAAACCAGACTTCAGCCCGGGTTGTCGCCGTTTAACACCTTGTGATGGGTATCTGGAGTCCTTTGCGAATCCGAATACACACATGTGCTGGGAAGCGATTGACTGTATTACAGAGAAGGGAATAAAGACAGttgatggaaaggaagaagagtttgATTTGATTGTCTGCGCCACTGGTTTTGACACATCCTTCGTTCCTCGTTGGACAATGTCTGGGCGGGATAACGCTACTTTAGACGAGCGGTGGAAGCACAACCCAGAGGCATTCTTCTCCGTTCAAGTGGATGGAATGCCCAATTACTTCATAATCGGTGGACCAAACTTCACTGTTTCCAATGGCTCACTTCTAGCTGGAATCTCCTTCGTATGCGACTACATCATGAGGTGGGCCCAGCACATGGCCACGCACGACATCAA GTCAATGGAGGTCAAGAAGGAAGCCATCGATGACTACAATGTCTGGGCACAGGAATACTTCAAGAGGACGGCCTGGGCCGATAATTGCCGGAGCTGGTACAAGAACGGCAAGTCTTCGGGGCAGGTCACTGCGCCTTACGCAGGCACAACCAGTCATTTCAAGAAGTGTCTTGACAGCATCGGTGCGGAACATTTCAACATTCAGTACAACTCTGCGAATCGCTTCCGTTGCCTTGGAAATGGTCAAGTGGCAGGTGAAGAGAATGGCATGGGAGACCTCGCATACTACTTTGTTGAAGGGCTTTGGTGA
- a CDS encoding uncharacterized protein (expressed protein) — protein sequence MSASGDFGPAPPGVNLSENQNGSMLGAVITLIILGTLSVVLRIYARTEFKKFRFSIDDYLSFAALLFSYSLGICVIISVKYKNGHHVQALTKQEFTVIWKLLYAHVMLYAFCVTCTKTSIILFYKRIFNLRYSLYFAMFFILGYFIVIIVTINVACDPIPYFWEQYTDPNTAVGSCIDIPKFFFGNGIAAVLIDIMILIIPIPITWKLQMPKTQRLAVIGILLLGSFVCIAGIVRLVFLNRNTHSDDATWSVAPVFVWSCVEPSIGIVCACLPTLSPIFRRWWSSMITGKSGSASAKQSPSGYNLSSRKSRLTDPSMTWTHCDEVELVDTVIERKSISMQRRGSEGGNSSRHSGIRVREEVMISYTAV from the exons ATGTCTGCGTCCGGAGACTTTGGGCCAGCGCCCCCGGGCGTCAACCTCTCAGAGAACCAAAATGGCTCTATGCTTGGGGCGGTCATTACCCTCATTATACTCGGGACGCTGTCCGTCGTACTGCGGATATACGCTCGGACTGAATTCAAAAAGTTCCGATTTTCTATTGACGATTATCTGAGCTTTGCTGCCTTG TTATTTTCCTACTCGCTCGGTATCTGTGTGATTATCA GCGTCAAATACAAAAACGGACACCATGTCCAAGCCCTCACCAAACAAGAATTTACAGTCATTTGGAAACTTCTCTACGCCCACGTCATGTTATACGCCTTCTGCGTGACCTGCACCAAGACATCCATTATATTGTTCTATAAACGCATCTTCAACCTTCGTTACTCTCTTTACTTTGCTATGTTCTTTATCCTAGGCTATTTCatagtcatcatcgtcacaATCAACGTGGCCTGCGATCCAATCCCATACTTCTGGGAGCAATACACCGACCCCAATACCGCTGTGGGCAGCTGCATTGATATTCCCAAATTCTTTTTCGGAAATGGTATCGCGGCAGTCCTGATCGACATTATGATTCTCATCATCCCGATCCCCATTACCTGGAAACTACAGATGCCGAAAACTCAGAGATTGGCCGTGATCGGGATTCTATTACTGGGTAGCTT TGTCTGCATCGCAGGTATCGTCCGACTGGTCTTCCTAAACCGAAACACCCACTCGGACGACGCGACCTGGTCCGTTGCGCCCGTCTTCGTGTGGTCTTGCGTCGAGCCCTCAATCGGAATCGTCTGCGCGTGTCTCCCTACATTATCTCCGATTTTCCGTCGTTGGTGGTCTAGCATGATCACCGGGAAGTCGGGAAGCGCAAGCGCGAAACAGTCCCCCTCTGGGTACAACCTGAGTAGTCGAAAATCCCGACTAACGGATCCGAGTATGACGTGGACGCATTGTGACGAGGTCGAGCTAGTGGATACCGTTATCGAGCGCAAGTCAATCTCCATGCAACGCAGAGGAAGCGAGGGGGGGAATTCATCACGACATTCGGGGATCCGAGTGAGAGAAGAAGTGATGATCAGTTACACGGCCGTTTGA
- a CDS encoding putative alcohol dehydrogenase (zinc-type alcohol dehydrogenase-like protein), with translation MEQMKAIRIVTTGNKPSAEIRDEPLPSPGPHEVLIRVHAASLNYRDTALLRGEYPAKTKEDVVPVSDGAGEVVAVGRDVTRVKNGDRVTVSCVTNWIGGPYNPDYRSNSVGFTVDGLLAEYALFYEDALVPIPDYISYVEAASLPCAAVTAWTALNKIEPLQPGQTVLVQGTGGVSLFALQFAKIFGARVLAITSSDEKADKLKELGAEAVVNYTTCPDWDREILALTDGKGVDKVLDIAGEKTIVKSAASTKITGVVVLIGFASGFGGGLPPIDILARSLTVTGSTIGSRMDFEAMLQAMERHKARPVIDRVYPFAEYGEAYRRLESGQHVGKVVIQVTH, from the coding sequence ATGGAACAAATGAAAGCCATCCGAATTGTTACCACAGGCAATAAACCCAGCGCAGAAATTCGTGACGAACCTCTACCAAGCCCAGGCCCCCATGAAGTGCTGATCAGAGTACACGCGGCCTCACTGAACTACCGCGACACAGCGCTATTGAGGGGAGAATATCCCGCGAAGACCAAAGAAGACGTCGTCCCTGTATCAGACGGTGCCGGCGAGGTAGTTGCAGTTGGCAGAGACGTAACACGGGTTAAAAACGGCGACCGCGTCACAGTTAGTTGCGTTACAAACTGGATCGGTGGCCCATATAACCCAGACTATCGCTCCAATAGCGTTGGCTTCACCGTCGACGGGTTGTTGGCCGAATACGCGCTCTTCTACGAAGACGCACTCGTCCCTATCCCTGATTATATATCCTACGTTGAGGCCGCCTCGCTCCCTTGCGCAGCTGTCACTGCCTGGACGGCGCTTAACAAGATCGAGCCCCTCCAGCCGGGCCAGACGGTCCTGGTCCAGGGCACCGGCGGCGTCTCGCTTTTCGCCTTGCAGTTTGCGAAGATCTTCGGCGCCCGTGTCCTAGCCATCACATCATCTGACGAAAAGGCCGACAAGCTGAAGGAACTAGGCGCCGAGGCTGTCGTGAACTATACCACCTGTCCTGACTGGGATCGCGAGATTCTCGCCTTGACTGATGGAAAGGGTGTCGATAAGGTGCTGGACATCGCGGGAGAGAAAACTATTGTGAAGTCTGCAGCCTCGACTAAGATCACTGGCGTGGTGGTCCTGATTGGCTTTGCAAGCGGATTCGGGGGCGGCCTTCCGCCAATTGATATACTCGCTCGATCCCTGACAGTCACTGGATCGACTATTGGTTCGCGGATGGATTTCGAGGCAATGCTTCAAGCGATGGAGAGGCATAAGGCAAGGCCTGTCATTGATCGGGTTTATCCCTTTGCGGAGTATGGTGAGGCTTATCGGAGACTTGAGTCGGGGCAGCATGTCGGCAAGGTTGTTATCCAAGTCACTCACTAG